The genomic region CTTCTCGGTTTCAACAACAAAGCCCAGGCTGACACGGTCGCTGACTTTGGCGGCCACCCATCCCAAAGCAAAGGCCCCCGAAAACCACAGAGGATTCAGTACGCTGGGGCGAGCACCCAGAGCCTGCATGCGATCCCGCGTCCATGCCAGGTGATCCGTTTCCTCTCGGGCAGCCTCCAGCAGGTGCGCCCGCAGGTTTTCATCCCGTGTGGCCAGGGCTTGGGCGCTATAGAGTGCCTGAGCGCACACCTCGCCCACGTGGTTGATTCGCATCAAGGCACCAGCCAGTTGCTTGTCCTCAGCGCTCAAGGTGCCCTCTGGCATTCCTTTTGCTGGTGACGGCGTATTCGCATGGGGTGCCGCAAAGAGGGTGCGCAATGCGTTGTCGATGCTGGAGAGTAACGAATCCATGGCTGCGGGTTTTGATGTATTAATTTCAAAAAGATACAACTTTGCCTCTTGCAAATCGCCGTTTTGCACCGTGCGAAATTGACTACGATTTGCATTCAGGAATGTTGCACCACTGCAACGATTTTCCCTCAACCCTCCGATTGTGGGTGATTTCCTTTGCGAAACCGGGCAGGCTCTGGTGCAATAGACGCAACTTCCCCACCAGGAGGTTGGCCCGGGGAACCGGCGGGACTGCGTAGGTGCTTGGCACCCAAGACCCCCCGTACCGGCGCCCTATGTTTAACCTTGGAGTAACTCGCAATGAAAAAATCCCTGATTGCCCTGGCTGTGCTGGCTGCTTCCGGCGCTGCAATGGCTCAGTCTTCCGTGACACTGTTCGGTATTCTGGACGCTGGCGTGGGCCGCATTTCTTCCGGTGGCACCTCCGTTACTGGCGTGACCAACAGCGGTCTGGCAACCAGCCGTCTGGGCTTCCGCGGTGAAGAAGACCTGGGTGGCGGTCTGAAGGCCGGCTTCTGGCTGGAAGGCGCTGTGCAAAACGACACAGGTACAGGTCAAGGCGGTGGCGCTGCAGGCCCAGGCTTCGAATTCAAGCGTCGTTCTACCGTGAGCCTGTCTGGCAACTTCGGTGAAGTGCGTCTGGGTCGCGACCTGACTGTTGGCTACGTCAACTCCACAGCTGCTGACGTGTTCGGCGATGTGGGTGTGGGCGCTTCCATTGGCAAGAGCTTCTTCACCAACGTGATCGAAACCCGTAAGGGCAACGCAATCAGCTACTTCCTGCCCTCAAACCTGGGTGGCATCTACGGTCAAGTGCAATACGTGTTCGGTGAGTCCCTGTCGAACGCAGCCTACGACAAGGCTGGCGACTACCTGGGCGCACGTATCGGCTACCGCAACGGTCCTCTGGACGCTGCTATCGCCTTCGCAAAGGGCCGTGGCGCTACAGCCGCTGCCGATGCTGACCAGTTCAACATCTTCGCCAGCTACGACCTGGGCGTTGTGAAGCCATTCATCGGCTTCAACCAAGAAAAGAACAAGGCTGCCGTTCAGACCAAGTACCAAAGCTACCTGCTGGGCCTGACGGCTCCCGTGGGTCCTGGCACTGTGCGCGTGTCGTACAACGATGTAGATCGTAAGAACAGCCCTGATGACGCGCAAAAGTTCGCTATCGGCTACGTGTACGATCTGTCCAAGCGCACAGCTCTGTACGGTACTCTGGCCCACGTGAAGAACAAGGGCGCTGCTGCGTTCACAACCAACACAGGTGGTCTGGCTCTGACTCCTACTGGTGGCAAGAACTCCAACGGCTACGAATTCGGTATCCGTCACTCGTTCTAATTGCTCACGGGCTTAACGCCCGTTTGTGTGAAGAACAAAAAAGCCACTCAGCGAAAGCTGAGTGGCTTTTTACTTTTCTTATGCTTCTGGCTCGTACCTTCTTGGCAAAGTGCGGTTGATGGGATGGACCTATGAGTTCTGCGCATTTGCTTGCATATCGTCAGTAAAATTAAAAAACGAACGGTCGTTCTATTAGGGAAACCCTGTGTAGGGATTGAGCAACATGCGT from Acidovorax sp. DW039 harbors:
- the coq7 gene encoding 2-polyprenyl-3-methyl-6-methoxy-1,4-benzoquinone monooxygenase gives rise to the protein MDSLLSSIDNALRTLFAAPHANTPSPAKGMPEGTLSAEDKQLAGALMRINHVGEVCAQALYSAQALATRDENLRAHLLEAAREETDHLAWTRDRMQALGARPSVLNPLWFSGAFALGWVAAKVSDRVSLGFVVETEKQVSQHLQGHLQRLPKADRASRAVVARMKEDEERHAAQAQAAGALQLPPVARGLMKVAAKVMTTTAHRI
- a CDS encoding porin, encoding MKKSLIALAVLAASGAAMAQSSVTLFGILDAGVGRISSGGTSVTGVTNSGLATSRLGFRGEEDLGGGLKAGFWLEGAVQNDTGTGQGGGAAGPGFEFKRRSTVSLSGNFGEVRLGRDLTVGYVNSTAADVFGDVGVGASIGKSFFTNVIETRKGNAISYFLPSNLGGIYGQVQYVFGESLSNAAYDKAGDYLGARIGYRNGPLDAAIAFAKGRGATAAADADQFNIFASYDLGVVKPFIGFNQEKNKAAVQTKYQSYLLGLTAPVGPGTVRVSYNDVDRKNSPDDAQKFAIGYVYDLSKRTALYGTLAHVKNKGAAAFTTNTGGLALTPTGGKNSNGYEFGIRHSF